From the genome of Lentilactobacillus buchneri, one region includes:
- a CDS encoding phosphoglycerate kinase: protein MAKLTVSDLNLEGKKVLMRVDFNVPIKDGVIGDDNRIQAALPTIKYVLDHKGKAILCSHLGRIKKEDDKKGLSLRPVAERLSNLLNKPVIFVPVTEGKQLEDAINKMEDGSVLLFENTRYEDVVNGEYVKRESGNDPKLGEYWASLADEFINDAFGTAHRSHASNAGIAEAMHKDGKPVAAGFLMEKEIQFLGEAVNNPKRPFVAILGGAKVSDKIGVIDNLLDKADKIIIGGGMTYTFYAAKGIKIGDSLIEKDKIDVAKKILEKGGDKIVLPTDNVVAKEFKNDAEHKVVAGDIDDGWMALDIGPKSIEDFENVLKDAKTVVWNGPMGVFEMPNYAQGTLRIGKFLGTLNDATTIVGGGDSTAAVKQLGVADKLTHISTGGGASLQYLEGKTLPGIAAIDNK, encoded by the coding sequence TTGGCAAAATTAACAGTTTCTGATTTAAATCTCGAAGGAAAGAAAGTTTTGATGCGTGTCGACTTTAACGTTCCGATCAAAGACGGCGTTATTGGTGACGATAACCGTATCCAAGCTGCTTTACCAACCATTAAGTACGTTTTGGACCACAAAGGCAAAGCAATTCTTTGCTCACATCTTGGCCGAATCAAAAAAGAAGACGACAAGAAGGGCCTTTCATTACGCCCAGTTGCAGAACGTCTTTCCAACTTATTGAACAAGCCGGTTATTTTCGTTCCCGTTACTGAAGGTAAACAGCTTGAAGACGCTATCAACAAAATGGAAGACGGCAGTGTTCTCTTATTTGAAAACACTCGTTATGAAGATGTCGTTAATGGTGAATACGTCAAGCGTGAATCCGGTAATGATCCTAAATTAGGTGAATACTGGGCTTCACTTGCCGACGAATTCATTAACGATGCTTTTGGTACTGCTCACAGATCCCACGCCTCAAACGCTGGAATCGCCGAAGCAATGCACAAAGACGGCAAGCCAGTTGCTGCTGGTTTCTTGATGGAAAAAGAAATTCAGTTCTTAGGCGAAGCTGTTAACAATCCAAAGCGCCCATTTGTTGCTATTCTCGGTGGTGCCAAAGTTTCTGATAAGATCGGTGTGATTGACAATCTGCTCGATAAGGCAGACAAGATCATCATCGGTGGTGGAATGACTTACACATTCTATGCAGCCAAAGGAATCAAGATTGGTGACTCATTGATCGAAAAAGACAAGATTGATGTTGCCAAGAAGATCCTTGAAAAGGGTGGCGACAAGATCGTTCTCCCAACTGACAACGTGGTTGCTAAAGAATTTAAGAACGACGCAGAACACAAAGTTGTTGCCGGTGACATTGATGACGGCTGGATGGCTTTGGACATTGGTCCTAAGTCAATTGAAGACTTTGAAAATGTTCTTAAAGATGCTAAGACCGTTGTTTGGAACGGACCGATGGGTGTCTTTGAAATGCCTAACTACGCCCAAGGAACCCTTCGCATTGGTAAGTTCCTTGGAACGTTAAACGATGCGACTACAATTGTTGGTGGTGGTGATTCAACTGCCGCTGTCAAACAATTAGGCGTTGCTGACAAATTGACCCACATTTCAACTGGTGGTGGTGCTTCACTTCAATATCTTGAAGGTAAAACACTCCCTGGTATTGCAGC
- the gap gene encoding type I glyceraldehyde-3-phosphate dehydrogenase — MTVKIGINGFGRIGRLAFKRIHELHSDEIEVAAINDLTTPSMLAYLLKYDSTHGRFPGDVSATDKGIVVDGKEIPVYAEKDASNLPWVKNDGVDYVLECTGFYTSEEKSQAHIKAGAKRVLISAPAGQIKTVVPGVNLDELNSNDVIVSAGSCTTNCLAPMAYFMNKDFGIKVGTMTTVHAFTASQQILDGPKTKKKRNNRTASANTIPHSTGAAKAIGLVIPDLAGKLQGHAQRVAVVDGSLTELVAVLDKKVTADEVNDAMKKHTADNPAFGYNADEIVSSDIIDDSHGSVFDPTQTEVTTAGDSQLVKTVAWYDNEWGFTCNMVRTLLKFASL, encoded by the coding sequence ATGACTGTAAAGATTGGTATTAACGGTTTTGGCCGAATTGGTCGTTTGGCTTTCAAGCGGATCCACGAATTACACTCCGACGAGATTGAAGTGGCTGCAATTAACGATTTGACCACTCCATCAATGTTGGCTTATTTATTGAAGTATGATTCAACCCATGGACGTTTCCCTGGTGATGTTTCAGCAACTGACAAGGGTATCGTCGTTGACGGTAAAGAAATTCCTGTTTACGCAGAAAAAGATGCTTCTAACCTTCCTTGGGTTAAAAATGACGGTGTTGACTACGTACTTGAATGTACTGGTTTCTACACTTCAGAAGAAAAATCACAAGCTCATATCAAAGCTGGTGCAAAGCGTGTCTTGATTTCAGCACCTGCTGGTCAAATTAAGACTGTTGTTCCTGGTGTTAACTTGGATGAATTGAACTCAAACGATGTCATCGTTTCAGCTGGTTCATGTACCACTAACTGCTTGGCACCAATGGCTTACTTCATGAACAAAGACTTTGGTATCAAAGTTGGTACTATGACGACTGTTCACGCATTCACTGCTTCACAACAAATTCTTGATGGTCCTAAGACTAAGAAGAAGCGTAACAACCGTACGGCCAGTGCTAACACGATTCCTCATTCAACTGGTGCTGCCAAGGCTATTGGTTTGGTTATCCCAGATCTTGCCGGCAAACTCCAAGGACACGCACAACGTGTTGCTGTCGTTGATGGTTCATTAACTGAATTAGTTGCAGTCCTTGACAAGAAGGTTACTGCTGACGAAGTTAACGATGCTATGAAGAAGCACACCGCTGACAACCCTGCATTTGGTTACAACGCTGACGAAATTGTTTCATCAGATATCATTGATGATTCACATGGTTCAGTATTTGACCCAACTCAAACTGAAGTTACTACTGCCGGTGACAGCCAACTTGTTAAGACTGTTGCTTGGTACGATAACGAATGGGGCTTCACTTGCAACATGGTTCGTACCTTGTTGAAGTTCGCTTCACTTTAA
- a CDS encoding GNAT family N-acetyltransferase, which produces MKIVEETKVSPKLVKDLLTVWESSVKATHLFLTDNEIQKIKKVIPEAIGGVQHLIVIENDNGDPVGFMGINDRMLEMLFISNQYRGKGLGKRLLDYGMEQYSIDQLGVNEQNPLARGFYEHMGFEVYKRTEFDEQGNHFPILYMKKAE; this is translated from the coding sequence ATGAAAATTGTCGAAGAAACCAAGGTCAGTCCCAAATTGGTGAAGGACTTGTTGACGGTTTGGGAGAGTTCCGTCAAGGCGACCCATTTATTTTTGACAGATAACGAGATTCAAAAGATTAAGAAGGTCATTCCGGAAGCTATTGGCGGCGTCCAGCATTTAATCGTGATTGAAAACGACAATGGGGATCCGGTTGGCTTCATGGGAATTAATGACCGAATGCTTGAAATGTTGTTTATCTCAAATCAATACCGTGGTAAGGGTTTGGGCAAACGACTATTGGATTATGGGATGGAGCAGTATTCGATCGACCAGCTTGGTGTGAACGAACAAAACCCACTTGCGCGCGGATTTTATGAGCACATGGGATTTGAAGTTTACAAGCGCACGGAATTTGATGAACAGGGCAATCACTTTCCAATTCTGTATATGAAAAAAGCGGAATGA
- a CDS encoding VOC family protein has translation MRTHHISLLTRDAQQNIDFYTRVLGMRLVKNTVNQENIRIRHLFYGDYLGTPGSVVTFFVVPLLGHRTDGKHFFNNIKLSIPTGSTDFWKKRLTDHSVTVQDIDHGLVFADPDDVEVKLLETSEVLTDMRVVPDNGIPAEKQITHLMGTELHVPDPEATSAFFHNWLGIPVENNVVQLEDGQSIELFESDQQDVRTRFGRGSIDHFAIQAPTNAALFKFWDIAKEQHLNIEEYADRGWFKSLYVRDPGDNRVEIATTTPGFSLEEPILTMGQGLSLPPKFESQRQEIMDFYAKEGVDFTEGVREPTSVPD, from the coding sequence ATGAGAACTCATCATATTTCACTGTTAACCAGAGATGCTCAACAAAACATTGATTTTTATACCCGGGTTTTGGGGATGCGCCTGGTAAAAAACACCGTCAATCAGGAAAATATCCGCATTCGTCACTTATTCTACGGTGACTATCTCGGAACACCGGGGTCAGTGGTGACATTTTTTGTGGTGCCATTATTAGGCCATCGGACTGACGGTAAGCATTTCTTCAATAATATCAAACTTTCGATTCCAACCGGGAGCACTGATTTTTGGAAGAAACGGTTAACCGACCATTCAGTGACCGTTCAAGATATTGACCATGGTCTGGTATTCGCCGACCCTGATGATGTGGAAGTTAAATTATTGGAGACGTCAGAAGTTTTAACCGATATGCGGGTGGTTCCTGATAATGGGATCCCCGCTGAAAAACAAATTACGCATTTAATGGGAACAGAACTCCACGTGCCGGATCCTGAAGCTACCAGTGCCTTTTTCCATAACTGGTTGGGCATTCCGGTAGAAAATAATGTTGTCCAATTGGAGGACGGCCAGTCCATTGAATTATTTGAAAGTGACCAGCAAGATGTCCGGACCCGGTTTGGCCGGGGCAGTATCGATCATTTTGCGATTCAAGCCCCAACTAACGCGGCCTTGTTCAAATTCTGGGATATTGCCAAAGAACAGCACTTAAACATTGAAGAGTATGCCGATCGTGGCTGGTTCAAGAGTCTGTACGTCCGCGATCCTGGTGATAACCGGGTTGAAATTGCCACGACGACTCCGGGGTTCAGTCTCGAAGAACCCATTTTGACGATGGGGCAGGGACTGTCATTGCCACCGAAATTTGAGTCCCAACGTCAAGAGATCATGGACTTCTATGCTAAAGAAGGCGTTGATTTTACCGAAGGTGTTCGAGAGCCAACGTCCGTCCCGGATTAA
- a CDS encoding ATP-dependent Clp protease proteolytic subunit has product MNLVPTVIEQSAGGERAYDIYSRLLKDRIIMLSGPIEDDMANAIIAQLLFLDAQDSEKDIYLYINSPGGVITSGMAIYDTMNFVKSDVQTIVMGMAASMASVLASSGAKGKRFALPHAQVLIHQPSGGAQGQQTEIEIAAEEILKARKMINNLLAENSGQPIEKINKDTERDNYLTAQEAVDYGLLDGIMTSSSEKQ; this is encoded by the coding sequence ATGAATTTAGTGCCAACCGTCATTGAACAATCCGCAGGCGGTGAACGTGCGTATGATATTTATTCACGTTTGCTAAAAGACCGAATTATCATGTTATCAGGCCCTATCGAAGACGACATGGCTAATGCGATTATCGCCCAATTACTTTTCTTGGATGCTCAAGACTCAGAAAAAGATATTTACCTCTACATCAACTCACCTGGTGGTGTGATCACCTCAGGCATGGCCATTTACGATACCATGAACTTTGTTAAGTCAGACGTTCAAACGATCGTAATGGGAATGGCCGCATCAATGGCTTCTGTCCTTGCTTCTTCTGGAGCAAAGGGTAAGCGATTTGCTCTGCCACATGCCCAAGTCTTGATTCACCAACCTTCTGGTGGTGCTCAAGGTCAACAAACTGAAATTGAAATTGCTGCTGAAGAAATTCTCAAAGCTCGTAAGATGATCAACAATCTCTTAGCTGAGAATTCCGGTCAACCAATTGAGAAGATCAACAAAGACACCGAGCGTGATAATTACCTCACTGCCCAGGAAGCTGTTGATTATGGCCTTTTGGATGGCATTATGACCAGCAGTTCCGAAAAGCAGTAA
- a CDS encoding zinc-dependent alcohol dehydrogenase family protein, producing the protein MDVNQTKEQVKQTADESIPTEMKAWEIVKPGSINGAVSPLRYTTKPVPKPKRGEVLVKVIACGVCHTDLHVTEGDLPVHKEHLTPGHEIVGRVVQMGAETRRFKLGDRIGIPWLRWTCGVCEYCRSGRENLCPNSLYTGWDHDGGYAEYVTVPEGFAYRIPARFDSLTAAPLLCAGIIGYRAYERANVPAGGTLGLYGFGGSAHLTAQIAMKQGIEVHVLTRGEDARKFALQLGAASARGTYDMPPVKLDSAINYTPVGDVVPKAMEALKPGGTLAMAGIHSTDIPQMSYPSHIFHEKNLTSVESNTRRDGEEFLTLADRLNIHPEVTEYPLAKADEALKYIAKGDIRGACVLRVSEG; encoded by the coding sequence ATGGATGTTAATCAAACAAAAGAACAAGTTAAACAAACTGCTGATGAATCAATCCCCACTGAGATGAAGGCCTGGGAAATTGTTAAGCCTGGTTCAATTAACGGTGCGGTTTCTCCTTTACGTTACACCACCAAGCCGGTGCCAAAACCAAAACGAGGCGAAGTTTTGGTCAAGGTCATCGCTTGCGGGGTCTGCCACACGGATCTCCATGTAACTGAAGGCGATCTGCCGGTTCATAAGGAACATTTGACGCCCGGTCATGAAATCGTTGGTCGGGTCGTTCAGATGGGTGCTGAAACCCGTCGATTTAAATTAGGCGATCGGATTGGGATTCCTTGGTTACGTTGGACTTGCGGGGTTTGTGAATATTGCCGGTCCGGGAGAGAAAATCTCTGCCCCAACTCACTTTATACCGGCTGGGATCATGATGGCGGCTATGCAGAATACGTCACTGTTCCGGAAGGCTTCGCATACCGGATTCCGGCCCGGTTTGATTCACTGACGGCTGCCCCACTGCTTTGCGCCGGAATCATCGGCTATCGGGCATATGAACGGGCTAACGTCCCTGCAGGCGGCACCTTGGGCCTGTATGGTTTCGGTGGCTCGGCTCATCTAACCGCCCAAATTGCAATGAAACAAGGCATCGAGGTTCACGTTTTAACCCGTGGTGAAGATGCCAGGAAATTTGCCCTGCAGCTGGGAGCGGCCTCAGCCAGAGGAACCTATGATATGCCACCCGTTAAGCTGGATTCGGCAATCAACTACACACCGGTGGGTGACGTGGTTCCAAAAGCCATGGAAGCGCTGAAACCAGGTGGCACGTTGGCAATGGCCGGTATCCACTCAACAGATATTCCGCAAATGAGTTATCCAAGTCACATTTTCCATGAAAAAAATCTCACCAGTGTCGAAAGCAACACCCGCCGGGATGGTGAAGAGTTCCTGACATTGGCTGATCGACTCAATATCCATCCGGAGGTCACTGAATATCCGTTGGCCAAAGCTGACGAGGCACTGAAATATATTGCCAAAGGTGATATTCGTGGGGCCTGTGTTTTAAGAGTCAGTGAGGGCTAA
- the whiA gene encoding DNA-binding protein WhiA produces MSYASEVKKELTSLTVHRDNAKAELMALIRINGSLSISNHHFVLNVSSENPAIARRMYKLLSKFYGITGELSVRRKMKLKKNNLYILRVENKATQLLDDLGIFDGASIVERVPSHMLTEDSQIRSYLRGAFLASGSVNNPETSRYHLEIYSLYENHNEMVAEMMNKYHLKARTTQRRSGYITYLKEAEKIADFLQLIGATSSMLKFEDIRIVRDMRNSVNRLVNCENANLNKVANAASKQIENIKLIDEMVGLNKLNPKLAQVARARLKHPEVSLKELGDLVEGGPISKSGVNHRLRKINEYAGKLAQGLTPEV; encoded by the coding sequence ATGTCATACGCAAGTGAGGTCAAAAAGGAACTAACCTCTTTGACCGTTCACCGGGATAATGCCAAGGCTGAATTAATGGCCTTGATTCGAATTAATGGCTCCCTTTCAATATCCAATCATCACTTTGTGTTAAACGTTTCATCCGAAAATCCGGCAATTGCCAGGCGGATGTACAAGCTGCTTTCAAAGTTCTACGGGATCACTGGCGAGCTCAGTGTTCGTCGTAAAATGAAGCTGAAAAAGAATAATTTATATATTTTACGAGTTGAAAATAAGGCAACCCAGCTGTTGGATGATCTGGGCATTTTTGATGGTGCTTCAATCGTTGAACGGGTTCCAAGTCATATGCTGACAGAAGATTCGCAAATCCGCTCATATCTGCGGGGAGCCTTTTTAGCCAGCGGCTCTGTTAATAACCCAGAAACTTCCAGGTATCATTTGGAAATCTATTCCCTGTATGAAAATCATAACGAAATGGTTGCAGAAATGATGAACAAGTATCACCTCAAAGCCCGGACTACGCAACGGCGAAGCGGCTACATCACTTACTTGAAAGAGGCTGAAAAAATTGCCGACTTTTTGCAATTGATCGGTGCGACCAGCTCGATGCTGAAATTTGAAGATATTCGGATTGTTCGCGACATGCGCAACTCCGTGAATCGACTGGTTAATTGTGAAAACGCCAACCTCAACAAGGTTGCCAACGCTGCCAGTAAGCAGATTGAAAATATCAAACTGATTGACGAGATGGTCGGATTAAATAAACTGAACCCTAAGCTGGCCCAAGTTGCCCGGGCGCGCTTGAAACATCCCGAAGTCAGTTTGAAAGAGTTGGGCGACTTGGTGGAGGGTGGACCAATTTCCAAATCCGGGGTTAATCACCGATTGCGAAAGATTAACGAATATGCCGGCAAGCTGGCTCAGGGACTGACCCCTGAAGTTTAG
- a CDS encoding gluconeogenesis factor YvcK family protein: MLDALHTHQPRIVVIGGGTGLPVILKNLRNRHVDITAIVTVADDGGSSGILRNYINVVPPGDIRNVMVALSEMPELYLDLFQYRFRSSDQFFAGHALGNLIIAALSEMKGGIFDSVQILSDMLKVDGHIYPAANEPLELNAEFSDGTTMSGESEITAAGKLIKRVWVETTDDSHKPEAVHQVIDAIMNADQIVLGPGSLFTSILPNLMIENVGEALRQTSADIVYICNIMTQKGETENFTEADHVRVLNRHLGMNFINTVLVNIKEVPAEYIDHQKWNEVSQPVKHDFAGLRAMGCRVISADFLELKDRGAFHNGQEVADELINLLGRSLDDHK, from the coding sequence ATGCTTGACGCACTTCATACGCACCAACCGCGAATTGTCGTGATTGGTGGGGGAACTGGGCTGCCAGTTATCCTCAAAAACTTACGAAATCGACACGTCGACATTACTGCAATTGTCACCGTCGCCGATGATGGTGGTTCTTCTGGTATCTTGAGAAACTACATTAACGTCGTTCCGCCTGGCGATATCCGGAACGTTATGGTGGCACTATCGGAGATGCCTGAGTTGTATTTGGATTTGTTTCAATACCGATTTCGAAGTTCAGACCAATTCTTTGCCGGTCACGCTTTGGGCAATTTGATTATTGCAGCACTTTCAGAGATGAAAGGCGGTATTTTTGATTCCGTCCAGATATTGAGTGACATGCTCAAGGTGGATGGCCATATTTATCCGGCTGCCAACGAGCCCCTGGAATTAAACGCCGAATTTAGTGATGGCACGACAATGAGCGGTGAATCTGAAATTACGGCTGCCGGCAAATTGATTAAGCGCGTTTGGGTCGAGACGACTGATGATTCTCATAAACCAGAGGCGGTTCATCAAGTGATTGATGCGATTATGAACGCTGATCAGATTGTCTTGGGCCCTGGAAGTCTGTTCACCAGTATTTTGCCCAACTTAATGATTGAAAACGTGGGTGAAGCCTTACGACAAACCAGCGCCGACATCGTCTATATTTGTAATATCATGACTCAAAAGGGTGAAACTGAGAACTTCACCGAAGCCGACCATGTTCGGGTCTTGAATCGCCATTTAGGGATGAATTTTATTAATACCGTTTTGGTGAACATCAAAGAAGTGCCGGCTGAATACATTGACCACCAAAAATGGAATGAAGTCTCCCAGCCGGTTAAACATGATTTTGCCGGATTGCGGGCCATGGGCTGTCGGGTTATCTCAGCCGATTTTCTGGAATTAAAGGATCGCGGTGCCTTTCACAATGGTCAAGAGGTCGCTGACGAATTGATCAATTTACTGGGTCGATCATTGGACGACCATAAGTAG
- the rapZ gene encoding RNase adapter RapZ produces the protein MAVNNQFVIITGMSGAGKTVAMQSFEDLGYFCVDNMPPTLLPKFKELIRMERDINKIALVMDLRSQVFYDEIIDMFNDLKKNDDNNVDIIFLDSSDQKLVSRYKETRRAHPLARNGRVIDGIKKERELLANVKQAADLVVDTTNMAPRRLREEVFHNFESTDETHTFHVEVMSFGFKYGLPLDADIVMDVRFLPNPYYDAKMRYKTGLDKPVRDYVMNSQGAKEFYQKLLDMMVFTLPGYQKEGKASLTIAIGCTGGQHRSVAIAQQLANDLKDQYPVNITHRDIDRHKTKEGN, from the coding sequence ATGGCTGTTAACAACCAATTCGTCATCATCACCGGAATGAGTGGTGCTGGTAAGACCGTTGCCATGCAAAGCTTTGAAGATTTGGGGTATTTTTGCGTCGATAATATGCCGCCAACCTTGCTGCCAAAATTTAAAGAATTAATCCGCATGGAGCGGGATATTAATAAAATTGCTTTAGTAATGGATTTGCGGTCACAGGTCTTTTACGATGAAATCATCGATATGTTTAACGATTTAAAGAAAAATGATGACAATAATGTTGACATCATTTTTCTTGATTCATCTGACCAAAAACTCGTTTCCCGATACAAAGAAACGCGTCGGGCTCATCCGCTGGCTCGTAATGGACGCGTTATTGACGGTATTAAAAAAGAGCGTGAATTGTTGGCCAACGTCAAACAGGCTGCTGACTTGGTTGTCGATACCACCAATATGGCGCCCCGGCGGTTACGTGAAGAAGTTTTCCACAATTTTGAATCAACTGATGAAACACATACTTTCCACGTGGAAGTGATGTCGTTTGGTTTCAAATATGGGCTGCCGTTGGACGCTGACATTGTCATGGACGTCCGATTCCTGCCCAACCCATATTATGATGCCAAAATGCGTTACAAAACCGGCCTTGATAAACCAGTTCGCGATTATGTCATGAACTCCCAAGGGGCCAAAGAATTTTATCAAAAATTATTGGATATGATGGTCTTCACACTGCCCGGTTACCAAAAGGAAGGCAAGGCCAGCTTAACTATTGCGATCGGCTGTACCGGCGGGCAACATCGTTCTGTGGCAATTGCCCAACAGCTGGCAAATGACTTGAAAGATCAGTATCCGGTGAACATCACCCATCGGGATATTGACCGCCATAAAACAAAGGAGGGTAACTGA